The following coding sequences are from one Halomonas sp. HAL1 window:
- the ctaD gene encoding cytochrome c oxidase subunit I — protein MSPKLPPQPHLQHSSTAVADGQSQSHAAPPKGILRWLLTTNHKEIGSLYLIFSLTMFFVGGIFALVVRAELFQPGLQLVQPEFFNQMTTMHGLIMVFAAVMPAFTGLANWMIPLQIGAPDMALPRLNNFSFWLLPVAFTLLLSTLFMPGGGPNFGWTFYAPLSTNYAPPSTSFFILALHMAGISSILGAINIIATILNMRAPGMRLMDMPLFVWTWLITAFLLIAVMPVLAAVITMMLMDINFGTSFFNAAGGGDPVLFQHLFWTFGHPEVYIMILPAFGIVSAIIPTFARKPLFGYASMVYATAAIAFLSFLVWAHHMFVVGMPLVAELFFMYTTMLIAVPTGVKVFNWVTTLFRGSISFESPMLFALAFVVLFTIGGFSGLMLAIAPADFQYHDTYFVVAHFHYVLVPGAIFAIMAGVYYWLPKWTGHYPNERLAQWHFWFSIIGVNLTFFPMHFAGLAGMPRRIPDYALQFADFNLLSSIGAFFFGASQLLFVLGIILCVRGGKKAPAKAWEGAEDLEWTVPCPAPLHTFETPPVFHRTSH, from the coding sequence ATGTCGCCCAAACTACCCCCTCAACCTCATTTGCAGCATAGCAGTACGGCCGTCGCCGACGGGCAAAGCCAGAGTCATGCTGCGCCGCCGAAAGGTATTTTACGCTGGTTATTGACTACAAATCATAAAGAGATAGGTTCTCTTTATCTGATTTTTTCGCTGACTATGTTTTTCGTTGGCGGCATCTTTGCATTAGTGGTGAGGGCTGAACTTTTTCAGCCGGGTCTTCAACTGGTTCAACCTGAGTTTTTCAACCAGATGACCACTATGCATGGTTTGATCATGGTGTTTGCCGCGGTAATGCCGGCCTTCACAGGGTTAGCTAACTGGATGATACCGCTACAAATTGGCGCGCCAGATATGGCGTTACCACGATTGAATAACTTCAGTTTTTGGCTGCTGCCTGTTGCCTTTACGCTATTGCTTTCAACTTTGTTTATGCCCGGCGGCGGGCCAAATTTCGGTTGGACTTTTTATGCGCCGTTGTCGACTAATTATGCCCCTCCTTCCACTTCTTTTTTTATTCTTGCATTACATATGGCTGGTATTAGCTCCATTCTGGGTGCGATCAACATTATCGCGACTATTTTGAATATGCGTGCACCGGGCATGCGTTTAATGGATATGCCACTCTTTGTCTGGACCTGGTTAATTACGGCCTTTCTGCTGATCGCGGTAATGCCGGTTTTAGCGGCAGTTATCACCATGATGCTTATGGATATTAACTTTGGCACAAGTTTCTTTAATGCGGCGGGTGGGGGCGACCCGGTTCTGTTTCAGCATCTTTTCTGGACGTTTGGTCATCCTGAAGTGTACATAATGATTTTGCCCGCCTTTGGTATTGTCTCCGCGATCATACCTACGTTTGCAAGAAAACCGCTGTTTGGTTATGCATCAATGGTTTATGCCACAGCGGCGATTGCGTTTCTGTCGTTTTTGGTCTGGGCTCATCATATGTTTGTGGTAGGGATGCCTTTAGTGGCGGAGTTGTTTTTTATGTATACAACGATGCTGATCGCCGTGCCTACTGGGGTGAAAGTGTTTAATTGGGTCACTACGCTTTTTCGTGGCTCAATCAGTTTTGAATCGCCGATGCTGTTTGCCCTTGCCTTTGTCGTGCTGTTCACTATTGGTGGTTTTTCAGGGCTAATGTTAGCGATCGCGCCAGCAGATTTTCAATATCATGATACTTACTTCGTCGTTGCCCACTTTCACTATGTGTTAGTCCCTGGGGCGATCTTTGCCATCATGGCAGGGGTTTATTATTGGTTGCCGAAATGGACGGGGCATTACCCTAATGAACGGCTTGCCCAGTGGCATTTCTGGTTTTCGATTATCGGTGTCAACCTAACCTTCTTCCCCATGCATTTCGCTGGGTTAGCCGGTATGCCGCGCCGTATTCCCGATTATGCTCTTCAGTTTGCCGACTTTAACTTACTTTCAAGTATTGGTGCTTTCTTCTTTGGCGCCTCACAGTTGCTATTTGTTTTAGGCATCATCCTGTGCGTTCGCGGAGGTAAAAAAGCGCCAGCAAAAGCTTGGGAGGGCGCGGAAGATTTAGAGTGGACAGTTCCCTGTCCTGCACCCTTGCACACCTTTGAAACGCCGCCGGTTTTTCATCGTACTTCCCATTAA